A DNA window from Vigna angularis cultivar LongXiaoDou No.4 chromosome 1, ASM1680809v1, whole genome shotgun sequence contains the following coding sequences:
- the LOC108335274 gene encoding probable histone H2B.1 has product MAPKADKKPAEKKPAEEKKSTVADKAPAEKKPKAGKKLPKEGGAGDKKKRHKKSVETYKIYIFKVLKQVHPDIGISSKAMGIMNSFINDIFEKLAQESSRLARYNKKPTITSREIQTAVRLVLPGELAKHAVSEGTKAVTKFTSS; this is encoded by the coding sequence ATGGCACCAAAGGCAGATAAGAAGCCAGCGGAGAAGAAGCCGGCGGAGGAGAAGAAGTCCACAGTAGCAGACAAGGCTCCGGCTGAGAAGAAGCCCAAGGCAGGGAAGAAGCTTCCGAAGGAAGGAGGAGCTGGTGATAAGAAGAAGAGACACAAGAAGAGTGTGGAGACATACAAGATCTACATCTTCAAGGTTTTGAAGCAGGTTCACCCTGACATTGGTATTTCCAGTAAGGCTATGGGCATCATGAACAGTTTCATCAATGACATTTTCGAGAAGCTTGCCCAAGAATCTTCTAGACTTGCCCGCTACAACAAGAAACCCACCATTACATCAAGGGAAATCCAGACTGCTGTCAGGCTTGTGCTACCAGGAGAATTGGCCAAACATGCTGTCTCTGAGGGTACAAAGGCTGTTACAAAGTTCACCAGTTCTTAA
- the LOC108346140 gene encoding ACT domain-containing protein ACR8: MEWQPCTDEYEKLVIRMSTPRVVIDNAVCSTATIVKVDSGRKHGILLDAVQVLSDLNLSIKKAYISSDGRWFMDVFHVTDQNGNKLTDQSVLNYIEQSLGGIHNGSANVLNGLTTLELTGTDRVGLLSEVFAVLAEQQCDVVNAKVWTHNGRIASLIYVKDSSSGTLIEDSQRIKTIEARLRNVLKGDNDIRSAKTSFTNAVVHTERRLHQMMYADRDYQRNPIFKSTSDIPVVTVQNWAERGYSVVNVQCKDRIKLLFDVVCNLTDMEYVVFHGTAKTTVDQAYLEFYIRHKDGTPISSEPERHRVIQCLQAAVERRAFEGVMLELCTEDRQGLLAEVMRTFRENGLNVTRAEISTIGDRTSNVFYVTDAIGYPADPKIIESVRQKVGLSHLKVKELALVCHEKAEREDEAVGVGGAVLLCLGSLVRRNLYNLGLIKSCS, translated from the exons ATGGAGTGGCAACCATGTACGGATGAGTACGAGAAGCTCGTAATTCGCATGAGCACTCCCAG GGTTGTCATAGATAATGCCGTGTGCTCCACCGCAACAATAGTCAAG GTTGATAGCGGAAGAAAACATGGGATACTTTTGGATGCCGTACAAGTGCTTTCTGATCTAAATCTTTCAATTAAGAAGGCTTACATTTCCTCCGATGGGAGATGGTTCATGGATG TTTTTCATGTTACTGATCAAAACGGAAACAAGCTAACCGATCAGAGCGTTTTGAATTATATTGAACAG TCGCTTGGCGGAATTCACAATGGGAGTGCCAATGTCTTAAACGGTCTCACTACCCTTGAATTAACGGGCACAGACCGCGTTGGTCTTCTTTCGGAGGTGTTTGCTGTACTAGCTGAGCAGCAATGTGATGTGGTTAATGCTAAGGTTTGGACTCACAATGGCCGGATTGCCTCTTTAATCTATGTGAAAGACAGCAGTTCTGGGACTCTTATCGAGGACTCTCAGAGAATTAAAACTATTGAAGCACGTTTAAGAAATGTTCTAAAGGGTGACAATGATATTAGGAGTGCGAAAACTTCCTTCACTAACGCCGTTGTGCACACAGAAAGAAGGCTGCACCAGATGATGTACGCTGATCGTGATTACCAAAGGAATCCCATTTTCAAGTCTACTTCTGATATCCCAGTAGTCACCGTTCAAAATTGGGCCGAAAGGGGTTATTCGGTTGTCAATGTGCAGTGCAAGGATCGAATTAAACTTTTGTTTGATGTGGTCTGTAATTTGACTGACATGGAATATGTTGTGTTCCATGGAACTGCCAAGACAACAGTTGACCAAGCGTATCTG GAGTTTTATATAAGACACAAGGATGGGACTCCAATTAGTTCAGAACCAGAACGTCATCGTGTGATTCAATGCTTGCAAGCTGCTGTGGAGAGAAGGGCATTTGAG GGTGTTATGTTAGAGTTATGTACGGAGGATAGACAGGGGCTTCTAGCAGAAGTGATGAGAACTTTTCGAGAGAATGGGCTTAATGTGACAAGGGCGGAGATATCTACCATTGGGGACAGGACATCAAATGTGTTTTATGTAACAGATGCGATCGGATACCCTGCGGATCCAAAAATCATCGAATCTGTTAGGCAGAAAGTAGGATTGAGCCATTTAAAAGTGAAGGAGTTAGCATTGGTATGCCACGAGAAGGCAGAAAGGGAAGATGAAGCAGTTGGGGTTGGTGGGGCAGTGTTGCTGTGTCTGGGGAGCCTCGTGAGAAGGAATCTATACAATTTGGGTTTGATAAAATCGTGCTCTTAA